A stretch of the Archangium violaceum genome encodes the following:
- a CDS encoding DUF1259 domain-containing protein, protein MKKGRIRWAVVVALAVAGGALSASAGEAPAAPPTAASAQGGALDTQEIERLTGAKGELSAKEGVFKVSVPRTELQVSVAGVKMSPRLGLTSWAAFSRAGDQTMVMGDLVLLEEQVNPVMDVALANGLEVTALHNHFFWDSPKVMFMHIGGMGEQHQLAAAVGKVFTRIKETSGGRGSVPRVSIDPAKSTLDKVRLDTVLGTQGDLKDGVYKAAFGRVTRMHGHDVGNAMGVNTWAAFAGSNERAVVDGDFAVLESELQPVLKALRAANIHIVAIHNHMTGEEPRVLFLHYWGVGPAAELARGVRSALDQTAISR, encoded by the coding sequence ATGAAGAAGGGACGGATTCGATGGGCAGTCGTCGTGGCGCTGGCGGTGGCTGGCGGCGCTCTTTCCGCGAGCGCGGGGGAGGCCCCAGCGGCCCCACCGACCGCTGCCAGCGCTCAGGGCGGGGCGTTGGATACGCAAGAGATTGAACGCCTCACGGGCGCCAAGGGCGAGCTCAGCGCGAAGGAGGGCGTCTTCAAGGTGAGCGTGCCTCGGACGGAACTCCAGGTTTCGGTGGCTGGCGTGAAGATGAGCCCCCGGCTGGGGCTGACCTCCTGGGCGGCTTTCAGCCGGGCTGGCGACCAGACGATGGTGATGGGGGACCTGGTGCTGCTCGAGGAGCAGGTCAATCCCGTCATGGACGTGGCCTTGGCCAACGGGCTGGAGGTCACCGCGCTGCACAACCACTTCTTCTGGGACTCGCCCAAGGTGATGTTCATGCACATCGGCGGGATGGGGGAACAGCACCAGCTCGCCGCGGCGGTGGGGAAGGTCTTCACCCGAATCAAGGAGACGAGCGGCGGTAGGGGGAGCGTCCCTCGAGTCTCCATCGACCCGGCGAAGTCCACGCTGGACAAGGTCCGGCTCGACACGGTGCTCGGTACCCAGGGCGATCTCAAGGATGGCGTCTACAAGGCTGCCTTCGGCAGGGTGACGCGCATGCATGGCCACGATGTGGGCAACGCAATGGGAGTGAACACCTGGGCTGCGTTCGCTGGCTCGAACGAGCGGGCGGTCGTGGATGGCGACTTCGCGGTGCTGGAATCCGAGCTCCAGCCCGTCCTCAAGGCCCTGCGCGCGGCAAACATCCACATCGTCGCCATCCACAACCACATGACGGGCGAGGAGCCTCGCGTCCTGTTCCTTCACTACTGGGGCGTGGGGCCCGCGGCGGAGCTGGCGCGGGGTGTCCGCAGCGCTCTGGACCAGACCGCCATCTCGCGCTGA
- a CDS encoding LysR substrate-binding domain-containing protein, whose translation MVCVIIHGMDLHGIDLNLLVAFDALMAERSVTRAGTRIGRTQPAMSAALARLRALLRDELFVRGPSGLQPTPRALELAEPLSRALAQIQRTLEFTQAFDPASSTGTFTIGLQEHPAFVLLPRLVLALREVAPYITLHVRGFTARDDAIGMLDAGEVDVAVGVPPASTDRILTRSLFEERFVCVLRKDHPAGRGPLDLDGFLALSHLLVSPENDRFGHVDAELAKRGLKRRLGLTLPQMYAAPKLVAASDMIATLMEGVIEASGMANALRIVPPPVELAPAVFVLSWHRRNDAHPAQRWFRDCIAAQAPERVSKNPEKVSKSSSDATRHGTPREGEKRKRR comes from the coding sequence ATGGTATGTGTGATCATCCACGGCATGGATTTGCACGGCATCGATCTCAATCTGCTCGTCGCCTTCGACGCGCTCATGGCTGAGCGCAGCGTCACCCGGGCCGGGACGCGGATCGGAAGGACCCAGCCGGCGATGAGCGCCGCCCTGGCACGGTTGCGCGCGCTCCTGCGCGACGAGCTCTTCGTGCGGGGTCCGAGTGGGCTCCAGCCGACGCCCCGGGCGCTCGAGCTGGCCGAGCCGCTCTCGCGAGCCCTGGCGCAGATCCAGCGCACGCTGGAGTTCACCCAGGCGTTCGATCCGGCCTCCTCGACGGGGACGTTCACGATCGGCTTGCAGGAGCATCCTGCCTTCGTCCTGCTCCCACGCCTGGTCCTGGCCTTGCGCGAGGTGGCGCCCTACATCACGCTGCACGTGCGCGGCTTCACGGCACGGGACGATGCGATTGGCATGTTGGATGCGGGTGAGGTGGACGTGGCCGTCGGGGTGCCTCCGGCCTCGACCGACCGGATCCTCACGCGGTCCCTGTTCGAGGAGCGCTTCGTCTGCGTGCTGCGCAAGGATCATCCAGCGGGCCGCGGACCGCTCGATCTCGACGGCTTCCTCGCGCTGTCACACCTGCTGGTGTCGCCCGAGAACGATCGCTTCGGCCACGTGGACGCGGAGCTCGCGAAGCGTGGCCTGAAGCGCCGGCTCGGGCTGACACTCCCCCAGATGTACGCGGCGCCGAAGCTCGTGGCCGCTTCGGACATGATCGCGACACTGATGGAAGGGGTGATCGAGGCCTCGGGGATGGCGAACGCGCTTCGTATCGTGCCGCCGCCGGTGGAGTTGGCGCCCGCGGTCTTCGTCCTGTCCTGGCACCGGCGCAACGATGCTCATCCCGCGCAGCGCTGGTTCCGCGACTGCATCGCGGCCCAGGCCCCGGAGAGGGTGTCGAAGAACCCGGAGAAGGTGTCGAAGAGCTCAAGCGACGCGACCCGGCACGGCACGCCGCGGGAAGGAGAGAAGCGGAAGAGGCGCTGA
- a CDS encoding MBL fold metallo-hydrolase codes for MNPPLSPLAAPPGLGLTARLGPHVRLALAGLALALGGAAWVLVPYRPIAMAGATPAPPPYGRPVAVPGLRLHVFNTGANRMSSLLVGDVRPWRPAPAFVIEHPRHGLIVFDTGLSPAVARDGERALPLPVRWLFESRGRPERTLPAQMREAGLEPARVRQVVISHLHDDHVGGLAAFENAPIIAGPGSASQASAYGLEGRWHEVHFAGGTAPPFDAAADLLGDGSVVLLGGGGHSREDLLVLLALPGGPVLLAGDAVVHFDWLESDDVQRIAVDAERAAAVRNQVRAFRAATPDLVLIPGHDLDGLPTNRTDLVLHHPEWFAVEAWPILTACSSEPDITGHWVSESVETRSGANNSKLYRFAPGAKTP; via the coding sequence ATGAACCCTCCCCTCTCGCCTCTCGCCGCGCCGCCGGGCCTGGGCCTTACGGCGCGCCTCGGTCCTCACGTGCGGCTCGCGCTCGCCGGATTGGCGCTCGCGCTCGGAGGAGCGGCGTGGGTCCTTGTCCCGTACCGTCCGATCGCCATGGCCGGTGCGACACCGGCTCCGCCACCGTATGGACGGCCCGTGGCGGTGCCCGGCCTGCGTCTCCACGTCTTCAACACCGGGGCGAACCGGATGTCCTCGCTGCTCGTGGGCGATGTGCGGCCCTGGCGCCCCGCCCCCGCGTTCGTCATCGAGCATCCGCGGCACGGGCTCATCGTCTTCGATACAGGGCTCTCGCCAGCGGTGGCACGCGACGGTGAGCGCGCGTTGCCCCTGCCGGTGCGCTGGCTCTTCGAGAGCCGCGGGCGGCCCGAGCGCACGCTGCCCGCCCAGATGCGCGAGGCCGGTCTCGAGCCGGCGCGTGTCCGCCAGGTGGTGATCTCGCATCTGCATGACGATCACGTGGGAGGACTCGCCGCCTTCGAGAACGCGCCCATCATCGCTGGCCCGGGAAGCGCGTCCCAGGCCAGCGCGTACGGCCTCGAGGGGCGGTGGCATGAGGTCCACTTCGCGGGTGGCACCGCGCCTCCATTCGACGCTGCGGCCGACCTGCTCGGAGACGGGAGCGTGGTGCTGCTCGGGGGCGGCGGACACTCGAGAGAGGATCTCCTGGTGCTGCTCGCGCTTCCGGGAGGCCCGGTGCTCCTCGCGGGCGACGCCGTGGTCCATTTTGACTGGCTCGAATCCGACGACGTGCAGCGGATCGCCGTCGATGCCGAGCGCGCGGCGGCGGTCCGCAATCAGGTCCGTGCGTTCCGGGCAGCGACTCCGGACCTTGTCCTCATCCCTGGGCATGACCTCGACGGGCTGCCCACGAATCGCACGGACCTCGTGCTGCACCACCCGGAGTGGTTCGCGGTGGAGGCCTGGCCGATCCTCACCGCCTGCAGCTCCGAGCCTGACATCACCGGGCACTGGGTGAGCGAGAGCGTCGAGACCCGCTCCGGCGCCAACAACTCGAAGCTCTACCGTTTCGCGCCTGGAGCGAA
- a CDS encoding chromate resistance protein ChrB domain-containing protein — translation MSENSPARWLLLLHQLPPKPAYLRVKVWRRLQRLGAVAIKHSVYALPATEEAREDFQWVAREVVENGGEATVCEAHFVEGLTDVAVQALFQAARDADYAQLAEEARALVPLVREARKQPPGGTDELQSSVARLRKRLTEVAEIDFFGASGREAAEGLITSLERRLEELSQGAVEGRLAEALDKPPLAGTWVTRRGIHVDRMASAWLIRRFIDPQARFRFVDGRDYRPRKGELRFDMFEAEYTHEGDLCTFEVLVQRFRLEAPALRSLAQIIHDIDLKDGKFGLAETPGIERLVAGIALAHSADEVRLERASQLFDDLHAAFERLGGRVLPAARAAPRPSRRAKGRKP, via the coding sequence ATGAGCGAGAATTCCCCTGCACGCTGGCTCCTGCTGCTGCACCAACTTCCGCCGAAGCCGGCCTACCTGCGCGTGAAGGTGTGGCGGCGGCTGCAGCGACTGGGGGCCGTGGCCATCAAGCACTCGGTCTACGCACTGCCGGCCACGGAGGAGGCGCGCGAGGATTTCCAGTGGGTGGCGCGCGAGGTGGTCGAAAACGGTGGAGAGGCCACGGTGTGCGAAGCCCACTTCGTCGAGGGGCTCACCGATGTGGCGGTCCAGGCGCTATTCCAGGCGGCGCGCGACGCTGACTATGCCCAACTCGCCGAGGAGGCGCGTGCCCTCGTGCCGCTCGTGCGGGAAGCGAGGAAGCAGCCGCCCGGCGGCACGGACGAGTTGCAATCCAGCGTGGCCCGCCTGCGCAAGCGGCTCACCGAGGTGGCGGAGATCGACTTCTTCGGCGCCTCTGGCCGAGAGGCCGCCGAGGGGCTCATCACCTCGCTGGAGCGTCGGCTGGAAGAGCTTTCCCAGGGCGCGGTGGAGGGACGGCTGGCCGAGGCGTTGGACAAGCCGCCGCTCGCCGGCACCTGGGTGACGCGCCGGGGCATCCATGTGGATCGCATGGCGAGCGCCTGGCTCATCCGCCGCTTCATCGACCCGCAGGCGCGCTTCCGGTTCGTGGACGGGCGCGACTACCGGCCGCGCAAGGGCGAGCTGCGCTTCGACATGTTCGAGGCCGAGTACACGCACGAGGGAGACCTGTGCACCTTCGAGGTCCTCGTGCAGCGCTTCCGGCTCGAGGCCCCCGCCCTCCGTTCGCTCGCGCAGATCATCCACGATATCGACCTGAAGGACGGCAAGTTCGGGCTCGCCGAGACGCCGGGGATTGAACGGCTTGTGGCCGGCATCGCCCTGGCCCATTCCGCTGACGAGGTCCGGCTCGAGCGTGCCTCGCAGCTCTTCGACGATCTCCATGCGGCTTTCGAGCGACTGGGGGGCCGGGTGCTTCCGGCGGCGCGCGCTGCTCCTCGCCCCTCTCGCCGCGCGAAAGGACGCAAACCATGA
- a CDS encoding AraC family transcriptional regulator codes for MSPISSKQRLTSERVSVATYFLRPLRRALDAHGCEPSSVLAPFGLADQPAARIPFETAAAIWASAAALAEPGIGLHAARMLVPGDYGALEFAARSSPTLRAAIERNARYHRLLNDRSEVLVQGRCVRYVRPGMEASMPAPYVEFVLASWARIARDLAERSSLIERVFLPHGPPPDDTLHREVFGCEEVRFGRGEAELHFAEGALDAPLPRADGALASVLDRHAEALLEEIARGARWTSRVLTHIERRLADGTPRLEDVAQDLGISPRMLRRRLEEENTTFARVVDDIRRRLALKMTADATLSLGEIAFFLGFSEPSAFHRAFRRWTGRTPRSEDPSPP; via the coding sequence TTGAGCCCCATTTCCTCGAAGCAGCGACTCACGAGCGAGAGGGTCTCGGTGGCGACGTACTTCCTACGTCCCCTCCGCCGGGCCCTTGATGCGCACGGGTGCGAGCCGTCGTCGGTCCTCGCCCCGTTCGGGCTCGCCGATCAGCCAGCGGCGCGCATCCCCTTTGAAACCGCGGCGGCCATCTGGGCTTCGGCGGCGGCGCTCGCCGAGCCGGGCATTGGCCTGCACGCGGCGCGCATGCTGGTCCCTGGCGACTATGGCGCTCTGGAGTTCGCGGCGCGCTCGAGCCCCACGCTGCGCGCCGCGATCGAGCGAAATGCGCGCTACCACCGCCTCCTGAACGACCGGAGCGAGGTGCTCGTCCAGGGACGCTGCGTGCGCTATGTGCGCCCGGGCATGGAGGCGTCGATGCCCGCTCCCTATGTGGAGTTCGTCCTCGCCTCCTGGGCGAGAATAGCCCGCGATCTGGCGGAACGCTCCTCGCTGATCGAGCGCGTCTTTCTGCCCCACGGCCCTCCTCCGGACGACACGCTCCATCGCGAAGTCTTCGGGTGCGAGGAGGTCCGGTTCGGGAGGGGCGAAGCGGAGCTGCACTTCGCCGAGGGTGCGCTCGACGCGCCACTCCCTCGCGCCGACGGGGCGCTCGCCTCGGTGCTCGACCGGCACGCCGAAGCCCTTCTCGAGGAGATCGCTCGCGGCGCGCGCTGGACGTCCCGTGTGCTCACCCACATCGAGCGCCGCCTCGCCGATGGGACGCCCCGGCTCGAGGATGTCGCGCAGGACCTCGGGATCTCGCCGCGCATGCTGCGCCGGCGTCTCGAGGAAGAGAACACGACGTTTGCCCGGGTTGTCGACGATATCCGCCGACGGCTCGCGCTGAAGATGACCGCTGACGCCACCCTCTCGCTCGGAGAGATTGCGTTCTTCCTCGGGTTCTCCGAGCCGAGCGCCTTTCACCGCGCATTCCGCAGATGGACGGGCCGCACGCCCCGAAGCGAGGATCCCTCGCCGCCATAG
- the chrA gene encoding chromate efflux transporter, whose product MANGEGSVAGGAESAVGGDAVAVPGEPLGRLFLRFLHFGLLAWGGPVAQIAMIRQDLVEKEKWVTREHFNRVLAVYQVLPGPEAHELCVYFGMRSRGRVGGLLAGLGFMLPGFVLMLGLTWLYLRYGLESAWVGTVFGAVQAAVAALIVRAVARIGQHALTDRWLWGVAGLAALAQGAGVHFAFSLVAAGLIVMLARRGLWLPVLALAGACAVAVAVFLVLHGFAPMGAGGADVGQGVVRGQPSQLELLWSGLRGGMLTFGGAYTVIPFLQRDAVVTGAWMTNAQFLDGLALSGLIPAPLIIFSTFVGYLGGGALGALVMTAGIFSPAFAFTLLGHDFFERVLHHPRFRSFLDGVTAGVVGLIAATTLGLLRAGLTSLATVAVFAVALGVLFRWHSKFLVPLVIVGAAVVGLLLQVA is encoded by the coding sequence ATGGCGAACGGAGAGGGTAGCGTGGCAGGGGGGGCGGAGAGCGCGGTGGGCGGTGACGCGGTGGCTGTGCCGGGAGAACCGCTGGGGCGGCTCTTCCTACGCTTCCTGCACTTCGGGCTGCTCGCCTGGGGCGGGCCGGTGGCGCAGATCGCGATGATCCGCCAGGACCTGGTCGAGAAGGAGAAGTGGGTGACGCGCGAGCACTTCAACCGCGTGCTGGCGGTGTACCAGGTGCTACCGGGTCCCGAGGCGCACGAGTTGTGCGTCTACTTCGGGATGCGCTCGCGCGGCCGGGTGGGCGGGCTGCTCGCGGGGCTCGGCTTCATGCTGCCGGGCTTCGTCCTGATGCTCGGCCTCACGTGGCTCTACCTCCGCTACGGGCTGGAATCGGCATGGGTGGGGACCGTGTTCGGCGCCGTACAGGCGGCGGTGGCGGCGCTCATCGTCCGGGCGGTGGCGCGCATCGGGCAACATGCACTCACGGACCGCTGGCTGTGGGGCGTGGCCGGGCTCGCCGCGCTCGCGCAGGGGGCGGGGGTGCACTTCGCCTTCTCGCTCGTGGCCGCGGGGCTCATCGTCATGCTGGCGAGGCGGGGGCTGTGGCTGCCGGTCCTGGCACTCGCTGGGGCCTGCGCAGTGGCGGTGGCCGTGTTCCTCGTGCTCCACGGTTTCGCGCCCATGGGGGCGGGCGGAGCGGACGTGGGGCAGGGCGTTGTCCGGGGACAGCCCTCGCAACTGGAACTGCTGTGGTCGGGCCTGCGCGGCGGCATGCTCACCTTCGGCGGGGCGTACACCGTCATCCCCTTCCTCCAGCGGGACGCGGTGGTGACGGGGGCGTGGATGACCAACGCGCAGTTCCTCGATGGGCTCGCGCTCTCCGGACTCATCCCGGCGCCGCTCATCATCTTCTCCACCTTCGTGGGCTACCTCGGCGGCGGAGCTCTCGGGGCGCTGGTGATGACGGCGGGCATCTTCTCGCCAGCCTTCGCCTTCACGCTCCTCGGTCATGACTTCTTCGAGCGGGTGCTGCATCACCCCCGCTTCCGGTCCTTCCTCGACGGGGTGACAGCGGGCGTGGTGGGGCTCATCGCCGCGACCACGCTGGGGCTGCTGCGCGCCGGCCTCACCAGTCTCGCCACGGTGGCTGTTTTCGCCGTGGCCCTCGGGGTGCTCTTCCGGTGGCACTCGAAGTTCCTCGTGCCTCTGGTCATCGTCGGGGCGGCGGTGGTGGGTCTCTTGCTCCAGGTGGCATGA
- a CDS encoding MFS transporter, with translation MATASFVGMLNGMGRDRGAALVVEQAVLPATATPEQRTGAFAVYHLLQDIGHALGGLLAGAPFLLQRWGGVAETASLRVGLGLYAVLLAFTLLAYLRLSGAVEVPLREGRRNLSPQTRGVLWKVCALFALDSVGGGFFTTALLSFFFHERFGVGVGVMGLLFFGARVANALSHLGAAWLAKRIGLVNTMVFTHLPSSLLLVTVAYAPSFPVAATLFLLREGLVEMDVPTRQSYVMAVVRPEERTPTPVLAGSGLMGWHLASQPPERGTPTE, from the coding sequence GTGGCAACCGCGTCCTTCGTGGGAATGCTCAACGGCATGGGACGGGACAGGGGCGCCGCCCTGGTCGTCGAGCAGGCGGTACTCCCGGCGACGGCCACGCCGGAGCAGCGGACGGGCGCATTCGCGGTGTACCACCTGCTCCAGGACATCGGGCACGCCCTGGGCGGCTTGCTGGCGGGGGCTCCCTTCCTGCTCCAGCGGTGGGGTGGGGTGGCCGAGACGGCCTCGCTGCGCGTCGGCCTGGGCCTCTACGCTGTTCTCCTGGCCTTCACGCTCCTGGCCTACCTCCGTCTCTCCGGAGCGGTGGAGGTGCCCCTCCGCGAGGGACGGCGGAACCTCTCACCTCAGACCCGAGGGGTTCTCTGGAAGGTGTGTGCGCTGTTCGCGCTCGACAGCGTGGGTGGTGGCTTCTTCACCACGGCCCTTCTGTCCTTCTTCTTCCACGAGCGCTTTGGCGTGGGGGTGGGCGTGATGGGCCTGCTCTTCTTCGGGGCCCGGGTGGCCAACGCGCTCTCCCACCTGGGAGCCGCGTGGCTGGCGAAGCGGATCGGCCTCGTCAACACCATGGTGTTCACCCACCTGCCCTCGAGCCTGCTGCTGGTGACGGTGGCCTACGCTCCCAGCTTCCCGGTGGCGGCGACGCTCTTCCTGCTGCGCGAGGGGCTGGTGGAAATGGATGTCCCCACGCGCCAGTCCTACGTCATGGCCGTGGTGCGCCCGGAGGAGCGAACCCCTACGCCGGTCCTGGCCGGATCAGGTTTGATGGGTTGGCACCTGGCCTCTCAGCCCCCGGAAAGGGGCACCCCAACGGAATGA
- a CDS encoding superoxide dismutase has translation MKEDEKPGLATTAEPAKPGGHAIAPLPFDPAKLKGLSERLLRSHHENNYGGAVKNLNKVEEELARVGKDTPGFLVGGLKERELTFTNSMLLHEHYFGNLGGDGKAGGAIEKALARAHGSFGRWEEHFRATGSSLSGGSGWAILDFNLHTGELRTYWSGNHTQAVAFGMPLLVMDMYEHAYAIDYGAAAAKYIDAFFQNLQWDEVNRRFERAQKAYAALKG, from the coding sequence ATGAAGGAAGACGAGAAGCCGGGCCTCGCCACAACAGCCGAGCCGGCGAAGCCTGGAGGCCATGCCATTGCACCGCTTCCCTTCGACCCCGCGAAGCTCAAGGGCCTGTCGGAGCGGCTGCTGCGCTCGCACCACGAGAACAACTACGGCGGCGCGGTGAAGAACCTCAACAAGGTGGAGGAGGAGCTCGCCCGGGTGGGCAAGGACACGCCGGGCTTTCTCGTGGGCGGCCTGAAGGAGCGGGAACTCACCTTCACCAACTCGATGCTCCTCCACGAGCACTACTTCGGGAACCTGGGCGGTGACGGGAAGGCGGGCGGCGCCATCGAGAAGGCCCTCGCGCGGGCGCATGGGAGCTTCGGCCGTTGGGAGGAGCACTTCCGGGCGACGGGCTCGAGCCTCTCTGGAGGCAGTGGCTGGGCCATCCTCGACTTCAACCTCCACACCGGCGAGCTGCGGACCTACTGGTCCGGCAACCACACCCAGGCCGTCGCATTCGGGATGCCGCTCCTCGTGATGGACATGTACGAGCACGCCTATGCCATCGACTACGGGGCCGCGGCGGCGAAGTACATCGACGCCTTCTTCCAGAATCTCCAGTGGGATGAGGTCAACCGCCGCTTCGAGCGCGCGCAGAAAGCCTATGCAGCGCTGAAGGGATGA